In one window of Methanosarcina vacuolata Z-761 DNA:
- the hemA gene encoding glutamyl-tRNA reductase, translating into MTEISSMVISHKKAKIEEMESAWHGDLDGLLHNLYNHEYVHECVVLKTCNRVEIYVVSPSSSILFSFAKEMGASTHIIDFYGHDESLEHLLRLAGGLESMIVGEDQILGQIKELYAYSKKAGTTGKILDTAFDKAIQVGKRIRNETRINKGSVSIGSAAVDLAEEILDGLTGKSVLVIGAGEIGVLVAKALAEKDIEAIYIANRTFKKAEELAYELGGYAVKLNDVQSQLKSADVVISGTGAPHYILTREIVEKAIKDRDKNRKLLLIDIANPRDIEESAAELDNVELCNIDNLRVISERTLKMRKEEAKKAEDIIQEEIKLLNLQYKRQRADKIISELYKQVYDVRMREREKAVNRLCAYHTIGKIETEVLDDLTHSIANKILAEPTKVLRQAAELGNDEFLDVVARIFCLEKDKVKAEKMKSDCVIKVENMKPDCESARDRVSEKSN; encoded by the coding sequence GTGACAGAAATCTCAAGTATGGTTATATCCCATAAGAAAGCAAAAATTGAGGAAATGGAGTCCGCCTGGCACGGAGATCTGGACGGTCTGCTCCATAATTTGTATAATCATGAATATGTTCATGAGTGCGTTGTCTTGAAAACCTGCAACCGTGTTGAAATTTATGTTGTTTCCCCCAGCAGCAGTATACTTTTCTCTTTTGCAAAGGAAATGGGAGCTTCCACCCATATTATTGATTTCTATGGGCATGACGAATCTCTTGAACACCTGCTCAGGCTTGCCGGCGGGCTTGAATCTATGATTGTTGGGGAAGACCAGATTTTAGGGCAAATAAAGGAACTCTACGCTTATTCCAAAAAAGCGGGAACTACCGGAAAAATCCTTGACACTGCCTTTGATAAAGCTATTCAGGTAGGAAAACGTATCCGTAACGAAACCCGGATCAATAAAGGTTCGGTATCCATAGGTTCTGCGGCTGTGGACCTTGCAGAGGAAATTCTGGACGGGCTCACAGGAAAATCCGTGCTTGTGATAGGGGCAGGGGAAATAGGAGTTCTTGTAGCAAAAGCCCTGGCTGAAAAGGATATCGAGGCAATCTACATCGCTAACCGTACCTTCAAGAAAGCTGAAGAACTTGCCTATGAACTGGGAGGATACGCAGTCAAGCTCAATGATGTCCAGTCTCAACTTAAAAGTGCTGATGTTGTAATTAGTGGTACAGGTGCTCCTCATTACATTTTAACCCGTGAAATAGTTGAAAAAGCCATAAAAGACCGGGATAAAAACCGTAAACTCCTCTTAATTGATATAGCAAATCCCAGGGATATCGAGGAATCGGCTGCTGAACTCGATAACGTGGAACTGTGCAATATTGACAATCTCAGGGTGATCAGTGAGAGAACGCTTAAAATGAGGAAAGAGGAAGCTAAAAAAGCCGAAGATATAATTCAGGAAGAGATCAAGCTTTTAAACCTCCAATATAAACGCCAGAGAGCCGATAAGATTATATCTGAACTTTATAAGCAAGTGTATGATGTGAGAATGCGGGAAAGGGAAAAAGCAGTTAACAGGCTCTGTGCTTACCATACTATAGGAAAAATCGAAACCGAGGTGCTTGATGACCTTACCCATTCCATCGCAAACAAAATTCTTGCCGAGCCCACCAAAGTTCTCCGCCAGGCCGCAGAGCTCGGAAACGACGAGTTCCTTGACGTAGTTGCAAGGATCTTCTGCCTCGAAAAAGACAAGGTAAAAGCGGAAAAAATGAAATCCGATTGCGTGATAAAGGTGGAAAATATGAAACCCGATTGCGAGAGTGCGAGAGATCGGGTTTCTGAAAAAAGTAACTAA
- a CDS encoding dihydroorotate dehydrogenase electron transfer subunit, with amino-acid sequence MLPLNATILKIYEESPSIRTFFFDFQFETMNPGQFVMVWVRGVDEVPMGLSSKNSITVQKVGEATSKLFELKEGDSFGLRGPYGKGFSLPSEGEKTLVIAGGVGAAPLVPYAEAARSAGSEVHTALGARSAGDLLFEKRFAEAGEVYISTDDGSKGTKGFVTDVLNSLNLSVYDKIAVCGPEIMMASVFRLLEDREVLDKSEFSLHRYFKCGIGVCGACCIDKSGLRVCRDGPVFSGVQLMDSELGKYTRDASGRRVKI; translated from the coding sequence ATGCTTCCTCTTAATGCTACAATATTAAAGATATATGAAGAGTCTCCTTCAATCAGGACTTTCTTCTTTGATTTCCAGTTTGAGACCATGAATCCCGGCCAGTTTGTAATGGTATGGGTCAGGGGCGTGGACGAGGTTCCTATGGGCCTATCGAGTAAGAATTCCATAACTGTCCAGAAAGTGGGAGAGGCAACTTCAAAGCTTTTTGAGCTGAAAGAAGGAGATTCTTTCGGGCTCAGAGGTCCTTATGGAAAGGGCTTTTCCCTGCCTTCGGAGGGAGAAAAAACTCTGGTTATTGCAGGCGGGGTTGGAGCTGCTCCCCTTGTTCCTTATGCCGAAGCAGCGCGGAGTGCAGGCTCGGAAGTTCATACAGCGCTTGGAGCGCGGAGTGCAGGTGACCTTCTTTTTGAGAAACGCTTTGCAGAAGCAGGGGAAGTCTACATTTCTACGGATGACGGCTCAAAAGGGACAAAGGGCTTTGTAACCGATGTGCTCAACAGCCTCAACCTTTCGGTTTATGACAAAATTGCGGTCTGCGGGCCGGAAATAATGATGGCTTCGGTTTTCAGGCTCCTGGAGGACAGAGAGGTTCTTGATAAGTCCGAATTCAGCCTTCACCGCTATTTCAAATGTGGTATAGGAGTCTGCGGGGCATGCTGTATAGACAAGTCAGGACTCAGGGTTTGCAGGGACGGGCCTGTGTTTTCAGGTGTGCAGCTCATGGATTCCGAACTGGGAAAATATACGCGGGATGCCAGTGGGCGAAGAGTTAAAATTTAA
- a CDS encoding PKD domain-containing protein, translating to MGTNKKWQSVALASAVLILFLIIVSSTASATTEQTASLTINKTQITTSGSAGGPSIYGDRIVWLDWRNGNRDDGPFNIYMYNISTHKETQITTSGSAGGPSIYGNRIIWLDGRNGNSQNDTERGHDVYMYDLSTHKETRITNSTIPEDGFGYDLGIAISGNRILWGGAYRYCIYDISTKKETHLDHVPIINPAFSGNIIVGVSDIDARPSNLTMYDLSTNKKTQITTSHSAFSPDIDNNIIVWADWRQGDNGEYYSEIYMYDLSTKKETQITNSGSTFYYSSAISKDRIVWLDDRGNKYNIYMYNLSTQEETHTNNTSITGFDLYGDKIVWSDWENEKTNVYMGTLTSSNLPTAAFSASPTSGKTPLNVKFTDKSTGTPKKWKWDFGDGTTSTKQNPMHKYSKVGVYTVKLTVTNAAGSNTVTKEDYIKVVTKPVAAFSAKPTSGKAPLNVKFTDKSTEIPASWYWTFGDGSKSYLQNPIHKYSKAGVYTVGLTVKNAVGRSVVTKTRYITVTGTSQAPTADFWGWPLSGKAPLKVKFTETSKGSPTSWKWDFGDGKYSTEKSPTHTYSSAGTYTVKLTATNAAGSSTKTKWKYIKVAK from the coding sequence ATGGGAACTAACAAAAAATGGCAATCAGTAGCCTTAGCATCAGCAGTTCTGATTTTATTTTTGATTATCGTTTCATCTACTGCATCCGCAACTACTGAGCAAACCGCTTCGCTCACGATCAATAAAACTCAGATAACCACCAGTGGATCAGCAGGGGGTCCTTCTATATATGGTGACAGGATAGTATGGCTGGACTGGCGTAATGGAAACCGGGATGACGGACCCTTCAATATTTACATGTACAATATCTCCACTCACAAGGAAACCCAAATTACTACCAGTGGATCAGCAGGGGGTCCTTCTATATATGGTAATAGGATAATATGGCTGGATGGGCGCAATGGAAATAGTCAGAATGATACCGAGAGAGGACATGATGTATACATGTACGATCTCTCCACTCACAAGGAGACCCGGATAACCAATAGCACAATCCCTGAGGATGGATTCGGGTATGACCTCGGGATCGCTATCTCCGGTAACAGGATACTGTGGGGTGGCGCATATCGTTATTGCATTTATGATATCTCCACTAAGAAGGAAACTCATCTCGACCATGTGCCAATAATCAATCCTGCTTTTTCTGGTAACATAATAGTGGGGGTATCTGATATTGATGCACGTCCGAGTAATCTCACAATGTACGATCTCTCCACTAACAAGAAAACTCAGATTACCACCAGCCATTCAGCATTCAGTCCTGATATCGACAATAACATTATAGTGTGGGCAGACTGGCGCCAGGGAGATAATGGAGAATACTACTCCGAGATCTACATGTATGATCTTTCCACTAAGAAGGAAACTCAAATTACCAACAGCGGATCAACATTTTATTATAGTTCTGCAATCTCCAAGGACAGGATAGTTTGGCTGGATGACCGAGGCAATAAATATAATATTTACATGTATAATCTCTCAACTCAAGAGGAAACTCACACTAATAATACGTCAATTACAGGATTTGATTTATATGGTGATAAGATAGTGTGGTCGGATTGGGAAAATGAAAAAACCAATGTCTACATGGGTACTCTCACCAGTTCAAACCTGCCAACTGCTGCCTTCTCTGCATCTCCAACCTCAGGAAAAACACCATTAAACGTTAAATTTACTGACAAAAGTACAGGAACACCAAAGAAATGGAAATGGGATTTTGGAGACGGAACAACTTCAACCAAACAGAATCCAATGCATAAGTATTCAAAAGTAGGAGTTTATACTGTTAAACTTACAGTAACAAATGCTGCAGGCAGCAACACAGTAACAAAAGAAGATTATATAAAAGTTGTAACAAAACCAGTTGCTGCGTTTTCTGCGAAACCTACTTCCGGAAAAGCTCCATTAAACGTTAAATTTACTGACAAAAGCACAGAAATACCTGCTTCATGGTACTGGACTTTTGGAGATGGATCAAAGTCATACCTACAGAATCCGATTCATAAATATTCGAAGGCAGGAGTCTATACTGTTGGCCTGACAGTAAAGAATGCTGTAGGACGTAGCGTGGTAACAAAAACAAGATATATAACCGTGACAGGAACTTCGCAAGCTCCGACTGCAGATTTCTGGGGCTGGCCATTATCAGGAAAAGCTCCGCTAAAGGTAAAATTTACGGAGACAAGCAAAGGATCGCCAACCTCATGGAAATGGGATTTTGGAGATGGGAAATATTCAACAGAAAAGAGCCCAACACATACATATTCATCTGCAGGAACCTACACGGTTAAACTTACAGCAACAAATGCAGCAGGAAGTAGTACAAAAACAAAATGGAAATATATAAAAGTGGCAAAGTGA
- a CDS encoding dihydroorotate dehydrogenase gives MYTLTGLKLKNPTILAAGILGTTGASLCRVAHEGGAGAVVTKSIGPMPKTGHSNPSMVKLDCGFLNAMGLPNPSYPSFIQELEIAKKDAGVPVIASIFGGNPAEFKEVAEGLLPAKPDAFELNVSCPHAEGYGAAVGSNPCLVEAITAAVKDIVNVPVWVKLTPNVSDITCIGNAAEAGGADAVVAINTLKGMAIDIESGYPVLGNRSGGLSGKAVKPVAIKCVYDLYTALEIPVIGVGGVSSWQDAVEMMMAGAAAVQVGSAVYDRLDIFSEISTGIEAFLQRKGYSDVKKLIGLAHEMV, from the coding sequence ATGTATACTCTTACCGGACTTAAACTGAAGAACCCAACCATTCTTGCAGCCGGGATACTTGGCACAACCGGAGCATCACTGTGCAGGGTTGCACATGAAGGAGGGGCTGGAGCCGTTGTGACTAAATCCATAGGCCCTATGCCTAAAACCGGGCATTCCAACCCGAGCATGGTCAAACTTGACTGCGGATTTTTGAATGCTATGGGACTTCCGAATCCTTCCTATCCCAGCTTTATCCAGGAACTCGAAATTGCAAAAAAGGATGCAGGAGTCCCAGTAATCGCAAGCATCTTCGGCGGAAACCCGGCCGAATTCAAGGAAGTTGCAGAGGGCCTGCTCCCTGCGAAACCCGATGCTTTCGAGCTAAATGTGAGCTGTCCCCATGCAGAAGGATACGGAGCAGCAGTTGGCTCTAACCCCTGTCTTGTGGAAGCAATTACAGCCGCAGTAAAAGACATAGTAAATGTGCCTGTGTGGGTTAAGCTTACTCCTAATGTTTCTGATATTACGTGCATAGGAAATGCAGCAGAAGCAGGGGGAGCAGATGCAGTTGTTGCAATTAATACCTTAAAAGGGATGGCTATAGATATAGAGTCCGGATATCCTGTCCTGGGGAACCGTTCAGGTGGGCTTTCAGGAAAAGCAGTCAAACCCGTAGCTATCAAATGCGTTTATGACCTGTATACTGCCCTGGAGATCCCTGTAATAGGGGTAGGAGGTGTATCTTCCTGGCAGGATGCGGTAGAAATGATGATGGCAGGGGCTGCGGCTGTCCAGGTAGGATCGGCTGTATATGACAGGCTTGACATCTTCTCAGAAATCAGTACAGGTATTGAAGCTTTCCTGCAAAGGAAAGGCTATTCGGACGTGAAAAAATTAATAGGGCTTGCTCATGAGATGGTCTGA
- a CDS encoding fumarylacetoacetate hydrolase family protein codes for MIGRFRSGDEIFYGDIENGRVYPKGGTPPGIFDISELRVLPPASPSKIVCVGLNYRDHAEELNMKIPEKPVLFLKPPSAIIGHEDKIIYPSSSSRVEYEAELAIVIGKRCKNISASKAIDVIAGYTCFNDVTARDLQQKDGQWTRAKSFDTFAAFGPYLALPDELDITDTKIACRVNGKTRQASSTSNFLFDIPYLIEFITEIMTLEVGDIIATGTPPGVGELQRGDIVEVEIQGIGTLRNEVV; via the coding sequence ATGATAGGAAGGTTCAGATCAGGAGATGAAATTTTTTACGGAGATATCGAAAATGGACGCGTATATCCAAAAGGAGGGACTCCCCCCGGGATTTTTGACATTTCAGAGCTTCGTGTCCTTCCGCCTGCGTCTCCCTCGAAAATCGTGTGTGTCGGCTTGAACTACCGGGATCATGCTGAAGAGCTGAACATGAAAATCCCGGAAAAACCTGTACTCTTTTTAAAGCCTCCTTCAGCCATTATAGGGCATGAGGACAAGATAATTTATCCGTCATCGAGCTCCAGAGTAGAATATGAAGCAGAACTCGCAATCGTTATAGGCAAACGCTGTAAGAACATCTCAGCCTCAAAGGCCATAGATGTAATTGCAGGTTATACCTGCTTTAATGATGTGACCGCCCGGGACCTCCAGCAAAAGGATGGGCAATGGACAAGGGCAAAGAGTTTTGATACTTTTGCAGCTTTTGGGCCTTATCTTGCTCTTCCCGATGAACTCGATATTACGGATACGAAAATTGCCTGCAGGGTAAATGGGAAAACCAGGCAGGCTTCCAGCACTTCAAACTTTCTTTTTGACATTCCTTATCTTATTGAATTTATCACCGAGATCATGACCCTGGAAGTAGGAGATATCATTGCCACAGGAACTCCTCCTGGCGTTGGAGAACTTCAGCGTGGAGACATTGTAGAAGTTGAGATCCAGGGAATCGGAACACTTAGAAACGAGGTTGTCTGA
- the hemL gene encoding glutamate-1-semialdehyde 2,1-aminomutase translates to MISEVTLEKSRQMYEKAKTLIPGGVSSPVRAIKPYPFYTASANGSKIRDLDGNEYIDYCLAYGPALLGHNHPVIKEAIKAQLDKGWLYGTPTELEVNLAEKVAGYYPSIDMLRFVSTGTEATMSALRLARGFTGRNKFIKIEGGFHGAHDAVLVKAGSGATTLGEPDSLGIPADFTKYTLQAPYNDIEAMTELVEKNRDELAAVIIEPVLGNIGPITPLPGYLEELRKLTLENDVLLIFDEVITGFRLAMGGAQEYFGVVPDMTTLGKIVGGGLPIGVFGGKSEIMEMISPSGPVYQAGTFSGSPCSMAAGIAVLDYMEQEKIHEKVNSKGDYIRAVLTEIVEDEGLDYSVCGIASMFKIFFGAEPHNYQEALKCDKEGYLAFFHRMLASGIFLPPSQFETNFVSAAHSEEDIEKTLKAYTENL, encoded by the coding sequence ATGATATCTGAGGTAACACTTGAGAAGTCCAGGCAGATGTATGAGAAAGCAAAGACCCTTATTCCTGGTGGAGTAAGCAGTCCTGTACGCGCAATAAAGCCATATCCATTCTATACGGCGTCAGCCAATGGCTCAAAGATAAGGGATCTTGACGGGAACGAATACATTGATTACTGTCTGGCTTACGGCCCTGCTCTCCTTGGGCACAATCACCCTGTGATAAAAGAAGCTATTAAAGCCCAGCTCGACAAAGGCTGGCTCTACGGGACCCCTACCGAGCTTGAAGTAAACCTTGCCGAGAAAGTTGCAGGATATTATCCCAGTATCGATATGCTCCGCTTCGTATCCACAGGCACGGAGGCTACAATGAGTGCTCTTCGACTCGCCCGCGGCTTTACGGGCAGAAACAAATTCATCAAAATTGAAGGCGGATTTCATGGGGCTCATGATGCGGTGCTTGTAAAAGCAGGATCAGGAGCGACAACTCTTGGAGAGCCTGATTCCCTGGGGATACCTGCAGATTTCACAAAATATACCCTGCAAGCTCCCTATAATGATATAGAAGCAATGACAGAGCTTGTAGAGAAAAACCGAGATGAACTGGCCGCAGTTATCATAGAGCCCGTGCTCGGAAACATAGGCCCGATAACTCCCCTGCCCGGATACCTGGAAGAGCTCAGGAAGCTTACCCTGGAAAACGACGTGCTTCTCATATTCGATGAGGTTATCACTGGATTCAGGCTCGCAATGGGAGGGGCACAGGAATACTTTGGAGTCGTGCCTGATATGACCACTCTTGGAAAGATCGTGGGTGGAGGGCTGCCTATAGGTGTTTTTGGAGGAAAGAGTGAAATCATGGAAATGATCTCACCATCCGGCCCGGTCTACCAGGCAGGGACTTTCAGCGGAAGTCCGTGTTCCATGGCTGCGGGAATTGCAGTGCTTGACTATATGGAGCAGGAAAAGATCCACGAAAAAGTTAATTCGAAAGGCGATTACATACGGGCTGTACTTACAGAAATTGTTGAGGACGAAGGGCTTGATTACAGCGTATGCGGAATTGCTTCAATGTTCAAGATTTTCTTTGGAGCCGAACCTCACAACTATCAGGAAGCTCTGAAGTGCGATAAGGAGGGTTACCTTGCTTTCTTCCACAGGATGCTTGCAAGCGGAATTTTCCTCCCTCCCTCGCAGTTTGAAACAAACTTCGTCTCCGCAGCCCATAGCGAAGAGGACATCGAAAAAACCCTTAAAGCATACACCGAAAATCTTTAA
- the hemB gene encoding porphobilinogen synthase — MFPDVRLRRLRRGKIRNLVRETTLSVDDLVQPIFVNETIDSAVEIPSMPGIYNIPLSEVVDEAKEIAELGIPAVIIFGVPAFKDAEGSSSYGEIDVVQEAVRRIKAELGDELVVITDVCMCEYTSHGHCGIVDFETKEVLNDPTLEVIGKIAVSHAKAGADMVAPSCMMDGMVEAIRHALDMNGFENIPIMSYAAKYHSCFYGPFREAAESGYSFGDRSTYQMDPANGNEAIREVTLDVAEGADIIIVKPALPYLDIVYRVKTDYGMPTAAYNVSGEYSMIKAAAANGWLDEKKAIYESLISIKRAGADIIITYFAKDAARMLK, encoded by the coding sequence ATGTTTCCAGATGTCAGGTTAAGACGATTGAGAAGAGGAAAGATCAGGAACCTTGTGCGTGAAACTACTTTATCCGTAGACGACCTGGTCCAGCCCATTTTTGTGAATGAAACTATTGATTCTGCTGTTGAAATCCCTTCCATGCCCGGAATATATAATATTCCTCTCTCTGAGGTTGTGGATGAGGCAAAAGAGATTGCAGAACTCGGGATACCGGCAGTGATTATTTTTGGAGTGCCTGCATTTAAGGACGCGGAAGGCAGTTCTTCTTATGGGGAAATCGATGTCGTCCAGGAGGCTGTCAGGAGAATTAAGGCCGAGCTTGGAGACGAACTTGTTGTGATCACGGACGTCTGTATGTGTGAATACACAAGCCACGGGCACTGCGGAATCGTTGATTTCGAAACAAAAGAAGTCCTGAATGATCCCACCCTTGAGGTCATAGGAAAGATTGCAGTGAGCCATGCAAAGGCAGGTGCTGATATGGTGGCTCCGTCGTGTATGATGGATGGGATGGTAGAAGCTATCAGACACGCGCTTGACATGAACGGATTTGAGAATATTCCAATAATGTCCTATGCCGCAAAATATCATTCGTGTTTCTATGGGCCTTTCAGAGAAGCCGCTGAGTCAGGATATTCCTTCGGAGACCGTTCTACCTATCAAATGGACCCTGCAAACGGCAATGAGGCTATCAGGGAAGTAACTCTTGATGTAGCCGAAGGCGCAGATATAATAATTGTAAAGCCAGCTCTTCCTTACCTTGATATTGTCTACAGGGTCAAGACGGACTATGGGATGCCAACTGCTGCATACAACGTAAGCGGAGAATATTCCATGATCAAAGCCGCCGCAGCTAATGGCTGGCTTGACGAAAAGAAAGCAATTTACGAATCCCTCATTTCCATCAAAAGGGCAGGAGCAGATATTATCATTACCTACTTTGCAAAAGATGCTGCCCGCATGTTGAAGTAA
- the hemC gene encoding hydroxymethylbilane synthase → MIIGTRGSQLALAQAETVARLLKAQGVETSLKIIKTSGDRFTDRPLHAVSSGVGAFVRELDEVMLEGEIDIAVHSMKDMPTIRPPTLPTAAVLKRDTPFDLLLTYDGTSLDELPEQSIIGTSSLRRAAQIKRYRPDLVTQDLRGNIDTRLRKLKEGKYDGILLAKAGLERMGWELEGEILSPDFFCPSPNQGTIAVVTRAGTEAEAAVSRLDHTDSRIATEIERILISELGGGCTTPIGSYAEITPDRKEIHVRAEVLSLSGEETVGINEFIPMAGGIEKARELGSSLVHMGGKKLAEEALLQLSRDSCDSDDLYE, encoded by the coding sequence ATGATTATAGGTACGCGGGGCAGCCAGCTTGCACTTGCTCAGGCCGAGACTGTTGCACGCCTTTTGAAAGCACAGGGCGTTGAAACCAGCTTGAAAATTATAAAAACCAGCGGAGACCGGTTTACTGACCGGCCTCTACACGCCGTATCAAGCGGAGTTGGAGCTTTTGTCAGGGAACTGGACGAAGTTATGCTTGAAGGAGAAATAGATATCGCTGTCCATTCCATGAAGGATATGCCAACGATTCGCCCACCAACACTTCCAACAGCAGCCGTTCTGAAGCGGGATACCCCATTTGATCTCCTGCTGACTTATGACGGAACCTCCCTGGACGAGCTGCCCGAACAGTCTATTATAGGTACCAGTTCCCTGAGGAGGGCCGCCCAGATCAAACGCTATAGGCCTGACCTTGTTACACAGGATTTAAGGGGCAATATCGATACAAGGCTCAGGAAGCTGAAAGAAGGAAAATATGACGGCATTCTGCTCGCTAAAGCGGGGCTTGAACGCATGGGCTGGGAGCTTGAAGGGGAAATTCTTTCTCCTGATTTCTTCTGCCCATCTCCCAATCAGGGTACGATTGCAGTTGTCACAAGAGCAGGTACTGAGGCTGAAGCTGCGGTTTCCAGGCTTGACCATACTGACAGCAGGATTGCCACCGAAATTGAGCGCATCCTGATTTCCGAACTTGGGGGAGGCTGTACCACGCCTATAGGTTCTTATGCAGAAATTACGCCTGACCGAAAAGAAATCCATGTGCGGGCTGAGGTCCTTTCCCTTAGCGGTGAGGAAACTGTCGGTATAAATGAATTTATCCCTATGGCAGGAGGCATTGAAAAAGCCAGAGAACTCGGAAGCAGTCTTGTACATATGGGCGGAAAGAAACTTGCTGAAGAGGCTCTCCTGCAGCTTTCGAGGGATTCGTGCGACTCGGATGATTTATACGAATAA
- a CDS encoding glutamate--tRNA ligase, which produces MTLSPEDLKTIEKYAYQNAVKYGKAPQPKAVMGKVMGECPQLRSDPNAVSEALNVIIPEIAKGNPEAWEAKLSEIAPELIEALSVKKEPDKGLKPLEGAEDGKVVMRFAPNPNGPATLGSARGMVVNSEYVKMYGGKFVLRFDDTDPDIKRPMLEAYDWYLDDFKWLGVVPDQVVYASDHFPMYYDYARKLIEMGKAYVCFCKGGDFKQFKDAKQACPHRDTSPEENLMHWEKMLAGEYEDQQAVLRIKTDIKHKDPALRDWGAFRIRKMSHPRSEIGNKYIVWPLLDFAGAIEDHELGMTHIIRGKDLIDSEKRQGYIYKYFGWKYPRTTNWGRVKIHEFGKFSTSTLRKAIEAGEYSGWDDPRLPTIRAIRRRGIQAEALKKFMIEMGVGMTDVSISMESLYAENRKIVDPIANRYFFVWNPVELEITDAEPTVAKLPLHPTDHKRGFREIAAGNKVLVCTEDVEKLEVGSIIRLKDFCNIEITSLSPLQAKLSDVSLEALKKAKAKIIHWVPLDGINVKVRGPEGDLNGIGEQGIAAELDKIVQFERFGFCRIDTVSEEEVVAYFAHK; this is translated from the coding sequence ATGACCTTAAGTCCTGAAGACCTTAAGACAATTGAAAAATACGCCTATCAAAACGCTGTAAAATACGGGAAAGCCCCCCAACCTAAAGCTGTAATGGGCAAAGTAATGGGGGAGTGCCCTCAACTCAGGTCCGACCCAAATGCAGTATCTGAGGCTCTTAACGTTATTATTCCCGAGATTGCAAAGGGAAATCCTGAAGCCTGGGAAGCAAAGCTTTCTGAAATTGCCCCTGAGCTTATCGAAGCCCTTAGTGTAAAAAAGGAACCTGATAAGGGCTTAAAACCTCTTGAGGGGGCAGAAGATGGCAAAGTTGTAATGCGTTTTGCTCCGAATCCCAACGGGCCAGCAACACTTGGCAGTGCAAGAGGCATGGTAGTTAATTCCGAATACGTGAAAATGTACGGAGGAAAATTTGTCCTGCGTTTCGATGATACCGATCCTGATATAAAGCGGCCTATGCTTGAGGCTTATGACTGGTATCTCGATGACTTCAAATGGCTCGGGGTTGTGCCTGACCAGGTTGTTTATGCTTCTGACCATTTCCCTATGTATTACGATTACGCAAGGAAACTTATCGAGATGGGTAAGGCTTATGTCTGCTTCTGTAAGGGAGGAGATTTCAAGCAGTTTAAGGATGCAAAGCAAGCCTGCCCTCACAGGGATACCAGCCCCGAAGAAAACCTTATGCACTGGGAGAAGATGCTTGCCGGGGAATACGAAGACCAGCAGGCAGTGCTGAGGATAAAGACCGATATAAAGCACAAAGACCCTGCGCTAAGGGACTGGGGAGCATTCAGGATAAGAAAGATGTCTCATCCCCGCTCTGAGATCGGAAACAAATACATTGTCTGGCCGCTTCTGGATTTTGCAGGGGCTATAGAAGACCACGAACTGGGAATGACCCATATCATCCGGGGCAAAGACCTTATAGACAGCGAAAAGCGGCAGGGATATATCTACAAATACTTCGGCTGGAAATACCCGAGAACAACTAACTGGGGCAGGGTCAAGATCCACGAATTTGGAAAGTTCAGTACGAGCACCCTGAGAAAAGCTATCGAAGCAGGAGAATACAGCGGCTGGGACGACCCGAGGCTTCCAACAATTAGGGCAATCAGGCGCCGTGGAATCCAGGCTGAAGCTCTTAAGAAGTTCATGATAGAGATGGGGGTCGGAATGACTGACGTAAGCATAAGCATGGAGTCTCTCTACGCCGAAAACCGCAAAATCGTGGACCCTATTGCAAACCGTTATTTCTTTGTCTGGAATCCTGTAGAACTGGAAATTACAGATGCCGAACCGACAGTTGCTAAACTTCCTCTTCACCCTACTGACCATAAAAGAGGATTCAGGGAAATTGCTGCAGGGAATAAAGTACTTGTCTGCACGGAGGATGTCGAAAAGCTGGAAGTGGGTTCTATTATCCGCTTAAAAGATTTCTGCAATATAGAGATTACTTCTCTTTCCCCACTTCAGGCAAAGCTCTCTGATGTTTCTCTTGAAGCCCTTAAAAAAGCAAAGGCAAAAATCATCCACTGGGTCCCACTTGACGGAATAAATGTGAAAGTACGCGGCCCCGAAGGTGATCTTAACGGTATCGGGGAGCAGGGGATTGCAGCCGAACTTGACAAAATCGTGCAGTTCGAACGCTTCGGTTTCTGCAGGATAGATACCGTAAGTGAAGAAGAAGTTGTGGCTTATTTTGCCCACAAATAA